The window GTTACGTCAGGTTCCCACTGGTCAAAACATCACAAGCCCCTCCAGGAAGGAGGTGAATGACAGGGCTGGTGATTGGTTGGTGAATGATGTGGGTGCTGACTGTATTGTATGTGAATTTTAGACTCTAAAGTCTGAAAAAAGCTAGACTGTTGATTTGACAAAACATTTGTCTAGAAAGTAAGATGATGTGTGACACATTTAGTCAAATGGACCAAAAAGATGCAACTGGGAAAGTGAAATGGACCAACATGACAGGAAATGCAATCATGCCAACACTCATGCCAAGCGTGTAGTCAAGCAGATGCCACTGACATCTAGACTGCTGCACAGAATGGTTTTAATGGCCCGACTTAACTTGGCCCActatttctcattctctctcttctcctccatatTCAACCTCCAACccccttccagtttttcacagATGGGATAACCAATAAGCTGCTAGGTTGTTACGTTGGGGCGATCATGAAGGACGTGGTTCTGGTTCGTATCTACGGTAACAAGACAGAGCTGTTTGTGGACCGGGAAAACGAGGTGAAGAGTTTCCGGGTGCTGCACGAGAACCGCTGCGCTCCACACCTCTACTGCACCTTCAACAACGGCCTTTGCTACGAGTTTCTCCAAGGCACTGCACTAGAGCCAGAACACATTCGCAGCATGCCCATGTTCAGGTGaataacacccacacacacacacacacacacacagaacaagaaCATACAAATGTTCAgatgactaacacacacacacacccacacacacaacaagaagATACCAATGTTCAggtgactaacacacacacccacacacaacaagaACATACCAATGTTcaggggacaaacacacacacacacacaacaagaacAGACCAATGTTCAGGTGACTAACACAATGACACAGGAAAATGTGGCCAGGCATTAAGATGGAAACTTTTGTTTACGACATCCAGGTTAACGGTGACAGAAACACACCTAGttttgctttctcaacaaaataTAAAAAGAACTGACCACACCCCTGTTGCTTGGACGTGAGAGAACTCTATGCTACTCCTCCTACTGTTGCTACCAGGCTCTCATGTTTCACCATCACCACCCTACAGGCTCATCGCCAGGCAGCTGGCTAAGTACCACGCCATCCATGCTCACAATGGCTGGGTGCCCCAGTCCGACCTGTGGCTGAAGATGGGCAAGTACTTCGCCCTGGTGCCCAAGTACTTCCAGGACCCTGAAATGAACCTGAGGTGAGACACTGCTCTCTAGGAGTGAGGGATGTGGTTACCATGTTTGGGAAGTTAGTTTTGTGTCAGTGGGATTGAGTTTCTTCGGGGCAGGCAGGGGACCAGTTTGAGATGATTCCTTCACAGTATGAAGAACTGTGATGTGTAATGACAGCATTTCTTGTAGGTCCCATGCATTTGTTTTTAGCTTCTGATCTCGAACATGTTCTTCTTGATAAGACTGCCATGCTGAATGTGGAGTTAGCAAGTAGGATATCTCAGGTTGGATAACGTGTCAGATGCCTGACCAATGACATAAGTGCTCACGTGATGACATGTTCCATACCTGACGAAATGGCCTCCATGGTAGTTTGGAATTTCAGTTCAGAATTGTGAGCTTACCTCTAACGAGGTTCTAAGTCATCTGCTTCCTTTAGCTGAATGTTGTGTAATGTTGTCAGCTCTTTctaagaaaaggctcaagacgcacttgttccgggagtacaacagcacttaggaatgcttggctggacctgatgttagtttcctccaggatcacaatgactcgtattgagagacttgttgctcttgttggttagttgtaacggtttcaaattcttgtactcgctgtgaaatattctactgggagtcgggctattaatcaaaaggttgttggttcgtttcccggctgtgccaaattacattgtgtccttgggcaaggcacttcaccctacttgcctcggggagaatgtccctgtacttactgtaagtcgctctggataagaccgtctgctaaatgactaaatgtaaatgtaaatttagcaATGTCTGTTTACCACCTTCACCTTTCAAACCTCCCACCTTTTCTCCAATCctcaatccccccctcccccccccccaggctgagTGTGGAGGTGCCCAGCTCCAGGTGTCTGAGGCAGGAGATGGTGGAGCTGCAGCAGAGCCTGTCCATGCTGGGTTCCCCTGTGGTGCTCTGCCACAACGACCTGCTGTGTAAGAACATCATCTTCAACCAGGACGGAGGTGAgactgcccccccacacaccacagctGCCGCACACTCCCACTATAGcaaacactgtactgtactgtactagactGTACCGCTACTGCGCTGGCCACCGCACAGGTAGGACTACATTTAtattgccccccctccccttcccacaGTCCTACAACATGTAGGATCAATAACACCCAAGTCACATAATTAGATTGAGCGGCTCGTTTCATTGTGCAAGGCTAATAGTCTATGAGTCTATGCTACTGATTTTAATGCTATGGACCCGGCTGTGTTgtatacagccccccccccccccccatctcctaccCAACCCCTTCCACTGCCATGTCATTCCAGCCTGCAGTGAAGGGTTGCCATGCAGTAGCCCTGTTGAGTTTCATTAATatcatgtttttattttgtggTGCTTTTGGGAATGTTGTTCTTTTGTTATGTTGTGAATGCTTTTTTTGGCACTAACGCCCCAGTGAGTGAAAAGAAGACTCTCTTAATAGGTCAAGGTCGACTATACTGGTCACTGGCCTTCGTAAGAGTGGAGGGTTTGGACACCTGGGGTGAGGGtaaaggggtggagggggagataaGAGtatgggagggagggcgggttgGAGGgacgtgtgtgggggagggagggtggagggggggagcgaTCTCACAGCTCCTTGTCTCCAGCTTTTCTCTCCTAGGAGTGACTGCAGCTGCAACAAGGGTGGGAACCCTGTcccggagaagagagagagagtgcgagagagagagagagagagagacacagagctttGAGGAGCCCCACCCAGTTCAGACCAGTGCAGCTCCCTTGATCTCAGCCTAGAATAGATGtaggacctgtctctctctccccattgtACCACACTTGTCCCTGATAACTGAGTTTCACCCTGCCAGACTACGCCCTCATTCCTAGAAACAGCGCAGCATTGGGAGCCAAAGGAGGGATCTGTGGATTCTAGTAAAACTTCAATTTCTTTGAGAATGACGAAATAACCTGCCTGATAGATTCCGAACACTGCAGTAAACATCTCTGTATTCATTTGACTTCAGTCTGTACACAGTGGCAGGGTCTTGTAGTTAGTATATAGCTGGTTTACCAAACAAAAATGTAGCTTGAGctagaagtaaaaaaaaatgttcaatGACAGATTTAGTCCTTTTTCCTCCTTGTATCTGGGAAACCAGTTCTCAGAAATTGAGTTAGGCCCCTCCCCCACTGTAAAAGCGAAGAGCATAACCTCTTCTTCCGACAGTAACATTGtttaccctccccctcctgccaaGTTTGCTGCTGAGGCCTACATAAACCTGACCACTTTTTTACCACTTACTTCCCTTTCAACTTTGCTCATAGTCAAGTTCAGACGATAAATGCCACTTGCTGAGAAAGGGGAGATGATTTTGCACTGACAGTTATCAACTGCTAAGATTTCATACTTCCCTCAGAACTATTTAGCTTTTATTCAAGTcaggtgacagagaaagagagcgaggcattgtgtgagagaagaaagagaaggaacttAAGAAGCACTTGGCTACATGGATTTTACTTAGAACTTAAACAATTATTTGAACAAGCATATTTTAAAttgtgagaaagagaagagataaCAAACTATTCCCCTTGCCCTAAAGCCAAAACCTGCTGTTGTCTTTGCATCAGGAAACGACTTCTTTTTAACATTTGCATAAAAGTGGGAGGCGTCATAATATCGGCTCGTATGTGGACCAATGAAAATGCGGCTTTGGAGGGGAGTGTTATAAAAAGGGGGAAGTGTGTATGAGGCCACTGCGAGGGAAAATGGGTTGGCAGCAGAGCCTTCATGATGTGAGCTTGTgtgcgagtctgtgtgtgtctgactgtgtgtgtggatgtgtgtgtgcgcgcatgtgtgtgcgacAGATGTGCGTTTGCCCCAATCTTTTCGTCTGCTGCACAGGGCTATAGGCACTGACTGGAGGTGTTCTGTTGTGTCCCGCAAGGACCGCACCGCGTCTGGTAACCACCTCACGTGTCTTTCTCTGTAGTCCAGCACTCTGTCAGACAacctcagacacgcacacacacgcacacacactatatatgTGACACACAAGGCCGAAAACATGTCGGCTACAAACACAGGTTATCATTTTGACTTATTGGATTTGAGTGCGTCTATAGAGCACTTTAACAAGACTTTAACGCCAGTGTAGAACTGGTttctaacactggtgtgtgttatACAGCTAGACAGATTTGACAGTACCATCCACAGAGGGGAGGCAAGGCTTTGTGTTTTgatatctccatctctccaaaCATTAACAGAGAATGCGTCATTGTTCTTCAATGGCGATTGCAGCCTAATGCAGTATTCATTTCTCCCCCCTAGAGGGCAGCACtgtccccttttctctccctggcGCCTCCCTCGTCTGCATGATTCATCTTTTTTTCATCTGTCCACCTCACAGGTCAATGATCATCGCATGACCTTCTCCCCGACTGCCTCCTCTTTCGGACTCTTCTATTAAACAAGCAGATTCACCCTGAACTgtcatgtcttcctctctctctctttctctcctctggttCTTCCATCATCTCCTGCACGGTGCTTTGATGAAACATCCTTTAAACTGGCTCCTATCTTTGTAATGCCTTTTGAGTATGTGGAAAAAGTTGATGACCCCAACCCCTTTGTTAGAACATGACTGATTTAATATATTTGGACACATGACAGATGTGGCTTTCCCTGTCTATATAAGTGGAGAATGTGGAAGTGAAACTGACGAGGGTTTAAAGATTGGAAGTCCCCCTTTTTGATTCTCAGAAGAAAACAACTACTCCATTATGACCACGTGGGTTGTCAACTTTCTCCATCAGAGTCCTTGAAAGCATGGAACTATTCACCTCTTTATTCTGTCCACACTATATCACCTTCATCGCAAATTTCTGCAGCTCGTCATGCTCAAAATGCAAACTCTTCCTCCACTTCACCCCCAAAGTCCTGTGAAGGCTGTCAGTCAAACTAGAAAAGAACCTGGATAGACTAGACTAGGATAATCAGTGGGATTAAAACACAGCATTGTTATGTCCCTGCTCTCCACCCGCTTCTAAACAAGCCTTCCTGTCTTTCCAGGCAGTGTAAAGTTCATTGACTACGAGTACGCAGGGTACAATTACCAAGCCTACGACATTGGGAACCACTTCAATGAGTTTGCAGGTAAGTCCTTCACGGAGCGTGAGTAGTTGGAATGCTCTGATGCCTGTCACACTCCACTGCCGTGGTACACTTTAACCACTGGTAATGGACAGAGTTGGTGGATCAATATCCaaataccgtgtgtgtgtgtgtccaggtctgAACGAGGTGGACTATAGTCATTACCCGGGGCGCAGCCTGCAGCTGGAGTGGCTGCGGTCCTACCTGGAGGCCTATAAGGAACACAAGGGTCAGGGCAGCCAGGTGAcggacagagaggtggaggtgctcTACGTACAGGTCAATCGCTTTTCACTGGTgagtcacgctcacacacacacacacacgcttaaaaCGCACTCAATCCGCAGTGAAATACAGCCACTGTTGCACACAGTTCTGCATACGGTGTATGTACGTTGACCTGAGACAGCCTTTAATCTCAATCTCCATTGATGCCTGGTGTTGTTTACTCTGTCTAAGAGGAAGAGCAGGGTAGGAGATAGGCCCTTCGCTGGAGGAACCAGGGCTAGAGCACCACTTCCTTTCTAAGCTTCTCATATGGAGCAACAGGGAGAAACAGCAGGCTTGCTTTGAAGTTACAGACATGGATATTTGACCCCTGTGCTGCACTCTTCAGAGAATTAAACGTGGGTGCTTCAGACGTGATACTTCCAAACTACCGGAGGAAGCTAATTGTGCAAGGAAGCCTGCGTGCGTGTGATGCCAAACGCATGAGTCATAGCCTGGTTGAATGGCTCTTGGCTCATTAGTTCAGTTTATGGTCAGCAGCAAGGTCAACTTGGAGTCagagtgctgctgtgtgtgcagaTAAGGCTCCTCTCCTTTGTATGGTCCTGTGTACAGCAAAAGTTAACAACTAGTTGTACAACTAaacatacacaagcactatTAAAGTGCCGTGCATTTACACAGTAAGTTAATTACTTGTGTATAATATTGTTTGGAGAGAGAGCTAGGCTTGCTTTATTCACACTTTTCCATTGCTACTCCAAGATCAGCATGTGGTAGGCAGTAATTCAGCAGACAACCTTGTTGATTAGATACAAAGTAATGATTAAAAGCAAAGGAATGGTGAAGTATAATatcaatattatatatattcacATCCCGGCAATCTTTATTTACTGTGTCTTGATGGTCGCATATTCCATCCGTTTGAGTTGACGCTCCAACATTCTCTGGCAGTTCGGATGAGATCAAGGTGACCTTGGTGTGTAGAGCGCAGGTCATTGGGTAACCGGAGCACAGGGTAACCCTACACTCCTGCAGGACAATGCTGCTGGTCTCCAGGTGGGTGTGCTTTTGTTGTGTGGTGTAacagagctgggcagagaggcaTGAACAGAAACGGTAGCCTGGACACCGTGACCTGTAAAACCCTGTCTGA of the Osmerus mordax isolate fOsmMor3 chromosome 17, fOsmMor3.pri, whole genome shotgun sequence genome contains:
- the etnk1 gene encoding ethanolamine kinase 1 gives rise to the protein MANYIHVPDEAPAVPKIDVTLDENDYRSGALRLVKELRPNWKPSEVKMKFFTDGITNKLLGCYVGAIMKDVVLVRIYGNKTELFVDRENEVKSFRVLHENRCAPHLYCTFNNGLCYEFLQGTALEPEHIRSMPMFRLIARQLAKYHAIHAHNGWVPQSDLWLKMGKYFALVPKYFQDPEMNLRLSVEVPSSRCLRQEMVELQQSLSMLGSPVVLCHNDLLCKNIIFNQDGGSVKFIDYEYAGYNYQAYDIGNHFNEFAGLNEVDYSHYPGRSLQLEWLRSYLEAYKEHKGQGSQVTDREVEVLYVQVNRFSLASHFFWGLWALIQAKFSTIDFDFMGYAVLRFNQYFKMKPEVAALKFPE